One region of Oryza sativa Japonica Group chromosome 10, ASM3414082v1 genomic DNA includes:
- the LOC4347992 gene encoding extra-large guanine nucleotide-binding protein 3 isoform X1, translating to MASSPPAPPPPPPPPPPPDPPSAQPPAETAWARALRKLLPAGAPVPDEEQLDYSFVSVDVAGPAAERRPPPRSSADGPPLPPLARHRRRISRLLRPSPPRRRHSPPPPPPLQCEPSPPSSSPDATSPASSPPRCSSSSPPAPPPPPPPPEAPLNQGSKRRGACARCGKGGIGVGILGEREECLACGARYCAGCVLRAMGSMPEGRKCVGCIGRPVADARRRARLGKGSRLLARLLAPAEVRQVMRAERGCAANQVRPGEILVNGRGLSQGELDLLLGCAVPPERLAAGRYWYDKDSGLWGKEGERPDRIVSSKLSIGGKLQTDASNGTTQVFINGREITKTELRMLKLANVQCPRNTHFWLYDDGSYEEEGQNIIKGNIWQKASTRLIATLFSLPIPRGLKEDTTLYSSRFVPEYLEQKKVQKLLLVGLEGSGSSTIFKQAKFLYGTEFSPEEILNLKLMIQSNVYKYLSTLLEWRECFEDEALEEEKELGMSNHKGDGEPKAVQSTSSLYSLNQRLMHFANWLLEIVALGNLDAFFPAATREYAPIVEEVWKDPAIQATYKRKNELHFLPDVASYFLDRVVEISSNEYEPTETDILYAEGVNQWNGLSTLEFSLDDRGPLSDSYADKAGNPAIQTKYQLIRMNSKGLTGGFKCLGMLEDIRAIIFCISLADYDQTWVQSSGEPCNKMIASRDLFEDVIRHPSFEDTPCVLLLNKYDAFEEKISRVPLTVCEWFADFSPVRPHHTSQTSLASHAYYYVAVKFKDLYSSVADGRKLFVFQTKALERRTVDDAFRYIREVLRWDDVKNSDAGYCSADESSYSVDMTTSPS from the exons atggcgtcctcacctcccgctccgccgcccccgccgcccccgccgccgccgcctgacccTCCCTCGGCGCAGCCGCCGGCGGAGACGGCGTGGGCACGCGCGCTCCGCAAGCTGCTTCCCGCGGGCGCGCCGGTCCCGGACGAGGAGCAGCTGGACTACTCCTTCGTCTCCGTCGACGTGGCCGGCCCCGCCGCGGAACGAcgcccgccgccacgctcctccgCGGACGGCCCGCCGCTGCCACCcctcgcgcgccaccgccgccgcatctcccgcctcctccgcccgtcgccgcctcgtcgccgccactcacctcctcctcctcctcctcttcagtGCGAGccctcgccgccttcttcctccccggACGCCACGTCCCCGGCGTCCTCCCCTCCGCGTTGCTCCTCCTCGTCAccccctgctcctcctcctcctccgccgccgccggaggcgcCATTGAACCAGGGAAGCAAGCGGCGGGGGGCGTGCGCGAGGTGCGGGAAGGGGGGAATCGGGGTGGGGATACTCGGGGAGAGGGAGGAGTGCCTGGCATGCGGGGCGCGGTACTGCGCCGGGTGCGTGCTCCGGGCGATGGGGTCCATGCCGGAGGGCCGCAAGTGCGTCGGCTGCATCGGCCGCCCCGTGgcggacgcgcggcggcgggcgaggctgGGGAAGGGGTCGCGGCTTCTCGCGCGGCTGCTCGCGCCGGCGGAGGTGCGCCAGGTGATGCGCGCCGAGCGCGGGTGCGCCGCGAACCAGGTGCGGCCGGGCGAGATCCTCGTCAACGGCCGCGGCCTCTCGCAGGGGGAGCTGGATCTGCTGCTCGGCTGCGCCGTGCCGCCGGAGCGCCTCGCTGCCGGCCGCTACTGGTACGACAAGGACTCTGGGCTCTGGGGCAAG GAAGGCGAGAGGCCAGATAGGATTGTTAGTTCAAAGCTGAGCATTGGTGGGAAACTACAAACAGATGCTAGCAATGGCACTACACAGGTGTTCATAAATGGGCGGGAGATCACAAAGACCGAACTTAGGATGCTTAAG TTGGCCAATGTACAGTGCCCACGAAATACTCATTTCTGGTTGTATGATGATGGCTCGTACGAGGAGGAGGGCCAGAACATAATAAAAGGAAATATTTGGCAAAAG GCATCAACCCGTCTTATTGCTACCCTTTTCTCACTGCCAATCCCCCGTGGTTTGAAAGAAGATACTACTTTGTACTCAAGTAGGTTTGTTCCAGAATACCTTGAGCAGAAAAAAGTTCAGAAACTTTTATTGGTTGGACTAGAAGGCTCTGGATCCAGCACAATCTTTAAGCAG GCAAAATTCTTGTATGGAACTGAATTCTCCCCAGAAGAAATACTTAATTTGAAGCTCATGATACAAAGCAATGTTTACAAATACCTCAGCACATTGCTTGAATGGCGGGAGTGCTTTGAGGACGAGGCTTTGGAGGAAGAAAAAGAGCTTGGCATGAGTAATCACAAGGGAGATG GGGAACCGAAGGCAGTGCAGAGCACGTCATCTTTGTATTCACTAAATCAAAGATTGATGCACTTTGCTAATTGGTTGCTGGAGATAGTTGCCCTGGGTAACCTTGATGCCTTTTTTCCTGCTGCAACTCGCGAGTATGCACCTATCGTTGAAGAGGTTTGGAAAGATCCAGCTATTCAAGCCACATATAAAAGGAAAAATGAGTTGCACTTTCTTCCTGATGTCGCCAGTTATTTTCTTGATAGG GTGGTTGAAATATCCAGCAATGAATATGAACCAACCGAGACAGATATCTTGTATGCAGAGGGTGTAAACCAATGGAATGGCCTCTCTACACTTGAATTCTCGCTTGATGACCGAGGTCCCCTCTCTGACTCATACGCTGACAAAGCTGGCAATCCAGCCATACAAACAAA GTATCAACTGATCCGCATGAACTCCAAGGGGCTAACTGGAGGCTTCAAGTGCCTCGGGATGCTGGAGGACATCCGTGCCATAATCTTCTGCATCTCGCTTGCGGACTACGACCAAACATGGGTGCAGAGCTCAGGAGAACCCTGCAACAAGATGATCGCCAGCCGGGATTTGTTTGAGGATGTGATCAGGCACCCTTCCTTTGAGGACACCCCCTGTGTACTCCTCCTCAACAAGTACGACGCCTTCGAGGAGAAGATCAGTAGGGTGCCACTGACAGTGTGCGAGTGGTTCGCTGACTTCAGCCCCGTCAGGCCTCACCACACCAGCCAGACATCGCTGGCCAGCCACGCCTACTACTACGTCGCCGTGAAGTTTAAGGACCTCTACTCCTCCGTCGCTGATGGCCGGAAGCTGTTTGTGTTCCAGACGAAGGCGCTGGAGCGGCGAACCGTCGACGACGCCTTCAGGTACATCCGGGAGGTGCTGAGATGGGATGACGTGAAGAACAGCGATGCCGGCTATTGCAGCGCTGACGAGTCCTCGTACAGTGTGGACATGACGACCTCTCCATCCTAA
- the LOC4347992 gene encoding extra-large guanine nucleotide-binding protein 3 isoform X2, which translates to MASSPPAPPPPPPPPPPPDPPSAQPPAETAWARALRKLLPAGAPVPDEEQLDYSFVSVDVAGPAAERRPPPRSSADGPPLPPLARHRRRISRLLRPSPPRRRHSPPPPPPLQCEPSPPSSSPDATSPASSPPRCSSSSPPAPPPPPPPPEAPLNQGSKRRGACARCGKGGIGVGILGEREECLACGARYCAGCVLRAMGSMPEGRKCVGCIGRPVADARRRARLGKGSRLLARLLAPAEVRQVMRAERGCAANQVRPGEILVNGRGLSQGELDLLLGCAVPPERLAAGRYWYDKDSGLWGKLANVQCPRNTHFWLYDDGSYEEEGQNIIKGNIWQKASTRLIATLFSLPIPRGLKEDTTLYSSRFVPEYLEQKKVQKLLLVGLEGSGSSTIFKQAKFLYGTEFSPEEILNLKLMIQSNVYKYLSTLLEWRECFEDEALEEEKELGMSNHKGDGEPKAVQSTSSLYSLNQRLMHFANWLLEIVALGNLDAFFPAATREYAPIVEEVWKDPAIQATYKRKNELHFLPDVASYFLDRVVEISSNEYEPTETDILYAEGVNQWNGLSTLEFSLDDRGPLSDSYADKAGNPAIQTKYQLIRMNSKGLTGGFKCLGMLEDIRAIIFCISLADYDQTWVQSSGEPCNKMIASRDLFEDVIRHPSFEDTPCVLLLNKYDAFEEKISRVPLTVCEWFADFSPVRPHHTSQTSLASHAYYYVAVKFKDLYSSVADGRKLFVFQTKALERRTVDDAFRYIREVLRWDDVKNSDAGYCSADESSYSVDMTTSPS; encoded by the exons atggcgtcctcacctcccgctccgccgcccccgccgcccccgccgccgccgcctgacccTCCCTCGGCGCAGCCGCCGGCGGAGACGGCGTGGGCACGCGCGCTCCGCAAGCTGCTTCCCGCGGGCGCGCCGGTCCCGGACGAGGAGCAGCTGGACTACTCCTTCGTCTCCGTCGACGTGGCCGGCCCCGCCGCGGAACGAcgcccgccgccacgctcctccgCGGACGGCCCGCCGCTGCCACCcctcgcgcgccaccgccgccgcatctcccgcctcctccgcccgtcgccgcctcgtcgccgccactcacctcctcctcctcctcctcttcagtGCGAGccctcgccgccttcttcctccccggACGCCACGTCCCCGGCGTCCTCCCCTCCGCGTTGCTCCTCCTCGTCAccccctgctcctcctcctcctccgccgccgccggaggcgcCATTGAACCAGGGAAGCAAGCGGCGGGGGGCGTGCGCGAGGTGCGGGAAGGGGGGAATCGGGGTGGGGATACTCGGGGAGAGGGAGGAGTGCCTGGCATGCGGGGCGCGGTACTGCGCCGGGTGCGTGCTCCGGGCGATGGGGTCCATGCCGGAGGGCCGCAAGTGCGTCGGCTGCATCGGCCGCCCCGTGgcggacgcgcggcggcgggcgaggctgGGGAAGGGGTCGCGGCTTCTCGCGCGGCTGCTCGCGCCGGCGGAGGTGCGCCAGGTGATGCGCGCCGAGCGCGGGTGCGCCGCGAACCAGGTGCGGCCGGGCGAGATCCTCGTCAACGGCCGCGGCCTCTCGCAGGGGGAGCTGGATCTGCTGCTCGGCTGCGCCGTGCCGCCGGAGCGCCTCGCTGCCGGCCGCTACTGGTACGACAAGGACTCTGGGCTCTGGGGCAAG TTGGCCAATGTACAGTGCCCACGAAATACTCATTTCTGGTTGTATGATGATGGCTCGTACGAGGAGGAGGGCCAGAACATAATAAAAGGAAATATTTGGCAAAAG GCATCAACCCGTCTTATTGCTACCCTTTTCTCACTGCCAATCCCCCGTGGTTTGAAAGAAGATACTACTTTGTACTCAAGTAGGTTTGTTCCAGAATACCTTGAGCAGAAAAAAGTTCAGAAACTTTTATTGGTTGGACTAGAAGGCTCTGGATCCAGCACAATCTTTAAGCAG GCAAAATTCTTGTATGGAACTGAATTCTCCCCAGAAGAAATACTTAATTTGAAGCTCATGATACAAAGCAATGTTTACAAATACCTCAGCACATTGCTTGAATGGCGGGAGTGCTTTGAGGACGAGGCTTTGGAGGAAGAAAAAGAGCTTGGCATGAGTAATCACAAGGGAGATG GGGAACCGAAGGCAGTGCAGAGCACGTCATCTTTGTATTCACTAAATCAAAGATTGATGCACTTTGCTAATTGGTTGCTGGAGATAGTTGCCCTGGGTAACCTTGATGCCTTTTTTCCTGCTGCAACTCGCGAGTATGCACCTATCGTTGAAGAGGTTTGGAAAGATCCAGCTATTCAAGCCACATATAAAAGGAAAAATGAGTTGCACTTTCTTCCTGATGTCGCCAGTTATTTTCTTGATAGG GTGGTTGAAATATCCAGCAATGAATATGAACCAACCGAGACAGATATCTTGTATGCAGAGGGTGTAAACCAATGGAATGGCCTCTCTACACTTGAATTCTCGCTTGATGACCGAGGTCCCCTCTCTGACTCATACGCTGACAAAGCTGGCAATCCAGCCATACAAACAAA GTATCAACTGATCCGCATGAACTCCAAGGGGCTAACTGGAGGCTTCAAGTGCCTCGGGATGCTGGAGGACATCCGTGCCATAATCTTCTGCATCTCGCTTGCGGACTACGACCAAACATGGGTGCAGAGCTCAGGAGAACCCTGCAACAAGATGATCGCCAGCCGGGATTTGTTTGAGGATGTGATCAGGCACCCTTCCTTTGAGGACACCCCCTGTGTACTCCTCCTCAACAAGTACGACGCCTTCGAGGAGAAGATCAGTAGGGTGCCACTGACAGTGTGCGAGTGGTTCGCTGACTTCAGCCCCGTCAGGCCTCACCACACCAGCCAGACATCGCTGGCCAGCCACGCCTACTACTACGTCGCCGTGAAGTTTAAGGACCTCTACTCCTCCGTCGCTGATGGCCGGAAGCTGTTTGTGTTCCAGACGAAGGCGCTGGAGCGGCGAACCGTCGACGACGCCTTCAGGTACATCCGGGAGGTGCTGAGATGGGATGACGTGAAGAACAGCGATGCCGGCTATTGCAGCGCTGACGAGTCCTCGTACAGTGTGGACATGACGACCTCTCCATCCTAA